From Micromonospora sp. NBC_01699, a single genomic window includes:
- the treZ gene encoding malto-oligosyltrehalose trehalohydrolase, whose translation MTEFTVWAPDAGRVRLRLVGAGDHEMVAAPDGWWRVDVPTAGPGTDYAYLLGDDDRALPDPRSPWQPEGVHGCSRVYDHAAYTWSDQRWTGRQLPGGVLYELHVGTFTPEGTFDSAIERLDHLVDLGVDLIELLPVNAFNGEHNWGYDGVCWFAPHHGYGGPDGLKRLVDAAHARGLGVILDVVYNHFGPSGAYAPLFGPYLAETSNTWGRSVNLDGPHSDEVRRYIVDSIIMWLRDYHLDGLRLDAVHALRDQRAIPLLEELASEVEALSTHVGRPLSLIAESDLNDPRLITPREAGGFGLHAQWNDDAHHALHTLLTGEAQGYYADFGSLESVHDVLTGAFFHAGGWSSFRGRGHGRPVDRHRTPGHRFVAYLQNHDQIGNRATGDRLSASLSPGLQRVGATLLLTAPFTPMLFMGEEWAASTPWQFFTSHPEPELAAAVATGRRREFAAHGWSDGEVPDPQDPQTFARSRLDWAELDKPEHREMLDFYRRLIALRRSRPDLSDPRLDRIDVRYGDRFVVVRRGRCVIAANLAGKPQRIDLASVVRTVLLATGPGAIVTRNGVELPAESAVIVAV comes from the coding sequence ATGACCGAGTTCACGGTCTGGGCGCCGGACGCCGGTCGCGTACGCCTTCGCCTGGTCGGAGCCGGTGACCACGAGATGGTGGCCGCCCCGGACGGCTGGTGGCGGGTGGACGTGCCGACCGCCGGACCGGGCACCGACTACGCGTACCTGCTGGGCGACGACGACCGGGCGCTGCCCGATCCACGGTCGCCGTGGCAGCCCGAGGGCGTACACGGGTGCAGCCGGGTTTACGACCACGCTGCGTACACATGGTCCGACCAACGGTGGACCGGGCGGCAACTGCCCGGCGGGGTGCTGTACGAGCTGCACGTCGGCACCTTCACCCCGGAGGGCACCTTCGACTCCGCCATCGAGCGGCTCGACCACCTGGTCGACCTCGGCGTCGACCTGATCGAACTGCTCCCGGTGAACGCGTTCAACGGCGAGCACAACTGGGGGTACGACGGTGTCTGCTGGTTCGCCCCGCATCACGGCTACGGCGGGCCGGACGGGCTGAAACGGCTGGTCGACGCCGCCCACGCCCGAGGGCTGGGGGTGATTCTCGACGTCGTCTACAACCACTTCGGCCCCTCCGGCGCGTACGCCCCGCTGTTCGGCCCGTACCTGGCCGAGACCAGTAACACCTGGGGGCGCTCGGTCAACCTCGACGGCCCCCACTCCGACGAGGTACGCCGCTACATCGTCGACAGCATCATCATGTGGTTGCGCGACTACCACCTCGACGGGCTGCGCCTGGACGCCGTACACGCGCTGCGCGACCAGCGGGCGATTCCGCTGCTGGAGGAGCTGGCGAGCGAGGTCGAGGCGCTCTCCACCCACGTCGGCCGACCGCTGTCGCTGATCGCCGAGTCGGACCTGAACGACCCCCGGCTGATCACCCCTCGGGAGGCCGGCGGCTTCGGCCTGCACGCGCAGTGGAACGACGACGCCCACCACGCCCTGCACACCCTGCTCACCGGCGAGGCACAGGGCTACTACGCCGACTTCGGCTCGCTGGAGTCGGTGCACGACGTACTGACCGGGGCGTTCTTCCATGCCGGTGGCTGGTCCAGTTTCCGGGGGCGCGGTCACGGGCGCCCGGTCGACCGGCACCGGACGCCCGGTCACCGGTTCGTCGCGTACCTCCAGAACCACGACCAGATCGGCAACCGAGCCACCGGGGACCGGCTGTCCGCGTCGCTCTCCCCCGGCCTGCAACGGGTCGGCGCCACCCTGCTGCTCACCGCACCGTTCACACCGATGCTGTTCATGGGCGAGGAGTGGGCGGCGAGCACGCCGTGGCAGTTCTTCACCAGCCACCCGGAACCGGAGTTGGCCGCCGCCGTGGCGACCGGCCGCCGCCGCGAGTTCGCCGCCCACGGCTGGTCCGACGGTGAGGTGCCGGACCCGCAGGATCCGCAGACGTTCGCCCGGTCCCGGCTCGACTGGGCCGAGCTGGACAAGCCGGAACACCGGGAGATGCTCGACTTCTACCGGCGGTTGATCGCGCTGCGGCGCAGCCGCCCCGACCTGTCCGACCCCCGGCTGGACCGGATCGACGTACGCTACGGCGACCGGTTCGTGGTCGTCCGCCGGGGACGTTGTGTGATCGCGGCGAACCTGGCCGGCAAGCCGCAACGGATCGACCTCGCCAGCGTCGTACGCACCGTGCTGTTGGCCACCGGCCCCGGCGCGATCGTCACCCGCAACGGAGTCGAACTACCGGCCGAATCCGCCGTCATCGTCGCGGTCTAG
- a CDS encoding TetR/AcrR family transcriptional regulator gives MSPRRSNTEAGRTRAAILARGVAVASVEGLEGLTIGRLASDLGLSKSGLLGHFGSKESLQLAVVDTAAEIFFRETSDHGVGAAPGLPRLRAMCESWISHLEREVFPGGCFFTAAASEYDDRDGPVRDAVAGLVGLWERDLRLHVRLAVEAGDLPVETDPDQMVFELVGQMLALNHTLRLHRDPAGPARARHAMNRLLHHPHRTPTP, from the coding sequence GTGAGTCCGCGTCGATCGAACACCGAAGCCGGTCGGACCCGTGCCGCGATCCTGGCGCGTGGGGTGGCGGTCGCCTCGGTCGAAGGGCTGGAGGGACTCACCATCGGCCGACTCGCGAGCGATCTGGGGCTGAGCAAGTCCGGCCTGCTGGGCCACTTCGGCTCCAAGGAATCCCTCCAGCTGGCGGTGGTCGACACGGCCGCGGAAATCTTCTTCCGCGAAACATCTGACCATGGGGTCGGCGCCGCGCCGGGGCTGCCGCGTCTGCGGGCGATGTGCGAGTCGTGGATTTCCCACCTGGAGCGCGAGGTCTTTCCGGGCGGCTGCTTCTTCACCGCCGCCGCCAGCGAGTACGACGACCGCGACGGTCCCGTACGCGACGCGGTCGCCGGGCTCGTCGGGTTGTGGGAGCGTGACCTGCGGCTACACGTACGCCTGGCAGTGGAAGCGGGCGACCTGCCCGTGGAGACCGACCCGGACCAGATGGTGTTCGAGTTGGTCGGCCAGATGCTCGCCCTCAACCACACCCTCCGCCTCCACCGGGACCCTGCCGGCCCGGCCCGCGCCCGCCACGCGATGAACCGCCTACTCCACCACCCGCACCGCACCCCCACCCCATAA
- a CDS encoding lysophospholipid acyltransferase family protein, with product MLYRIARLLLIPLVRLFFRPVIEGRSNVPAQGPVILASNHQSFFDSIVIPLMAPRKVVFLTKAEYFHGRGLKGRLVRWFFTAIGSVPVQRGANRAAQASLDAALEVLAAGDAFGIYPEGTRSVDGRLYRGRTGVGWLALTARAPVVPVALSGTERIQPVGSRLPRISRVTIRFGTPLHFGPDYGEAASASDRRRATDEIVQAIGALSGQEYVPGYNDPSRV from the coding sequence GTGCTCTACCGGATCGCCAGACTGCTACTGATTCCACTGGTCCGACTCTTCTTCCGACCCGTCATCGAGGGCCGGTCGAACGTACCGGCGCAGGGTCCGGTGATCCTCGCCAGCAACCACCAGTCGTTCTTCGACAGCATCGTCATCCCGCTGATGGCGCCCCGCAAGGTGGTGTTCCTGACCAAGGCCGAGTACTTCCACGGTCGGGGCCTCAAGGGACGGTTGGTCCGCTGGTTCTTCACCGCCATCGGCTCGGTCCCCGTACAGCGGGGAGCCAACCGGGCCGCACAGGCATCACTCGACGCGGCCCTGGAGGTGCTCGCCGCCGGTGACGCCTTCGGGATCTACCCCGAGGGGACCCGTTCCGTGGACGGCCGGCTCTACCGTGGCCGGACCGGCGTCGGCTGGCTGGCGCTGACCGCACGCGCACCGGTCGTCCCGGTCGCACTCAGCGGCACCGAACGGATCCAACCGGTCGGCAGCAGGCTACCGAGGATCAGTCGGGTGACGATCCGGTTCGGCACCCCACTGCACTTCGGACCCGATTACGGCGAGGCGGCGTCCGCGTCCGACCGGCGCCGGGCAACCGACGAGATCGTGCAGGCCATCGGCGCCCTCTCCGGCCAGGAGTACGTTCCCGGATACAACGACCCGAGCCGGGTGTAG
- a CDS encoding nuclear transport factor 2 family protein, protein MDLLTAERQLQAAQRAADVESLDALLHPQVVGAGPDGTVFTKEDDLESYRSGALRITSLVEESLDVQEDGQTGVTRMVAAVDAVQGGAAMSARLRYTRLWVREDGNWRVLAATFVPVW, encoded by the coding sequence ATGGATCTCCTCACCGCGGAACGGCAACTCCAGGCCGCCCAGCGCGCCGCCGACGTCGAGTCCCTCGACGCGCTACTGCACCCGCAGGTCGTGGGTGCCGGACCGGACGGCACGGTCTTTACGAAGGAAGACGACTTGGAGAGCTACCGCTCGGGTGCACTGCGAATCACCAGCCTGGTGGAGGAGTCGCTCGACGTCCAGGAAGACGGTCAGACCGGGGTGACTCGCATGGTCGCTGCGGTGGATGCCGTTCAGGGCGGTGCCGCTATGTCCGCGCGGTTGCGCTACACCCGACTTTGGGTGCGTGAGGACGGCAACTGGCGGGTGTTGGCCGCCACCTTCGTCCCGGTCTGGTGA
- a CDS encoding SDR family NAD(P)-dependent oxidoreductase, translating into MTMTVNIDLTGRTALVTGSTQGIGAAIATKLARAGARVAVNGRTAGTVQQAAKTLRADVPDADVVEVAADVTGDEGTARTLELLPTVDILVNNLGIFGSRPALEITDEEWRRYFEVNVLAAVRLTRAYLPGMVERGWGRVQYIASDSAVAIPAEMIHYGVSKTALLGVSRGFAKAAAGTGVTVNSVIAGPTHTGGVEDFVYELVDKSLPWDEAQHEFMRLHRPQSLLQRLIEPEEIANMVTYLASPLASATTGAALRVDGGYVDAIIP; encoded by the coding sequence ATGACCATGACCGTGAACATCGACCTGACCGGCAGGACCGCGCTGGTCACCGGATCGACACAGGGCATCGGGGCGGCCATCGCCACCAAGCTCGCCCGAGCCGGTGCCCGGGTGGCGGTCAACGGTCGTACCGCCGGGACCGTGCAGCAGGCGGCGAAGACACTGCGGGCCGACGTACCCGACGCCGACGTGGTCGAGGTCGCCGCGGACGTCACCGGTGACGAGGGTACGGCGCGCACCCTCGAACTCCTGCCGACCGTCGACATCCTGGTCAACAACCTCGGCATCTTCGGTTCCCGACCGGCGCTGGAGATCACCGACGAGGAGTGGCGGCGCTACTTCGAGGTCAACGTGCTGGCCGCGGTGCGGCTGACCCGCGCGTACCTGCCGGGGATGGTCGAGCGCGGCTGGGGCCGGGTGCAGTACATCGCCAGCGACTCGGCGGTTGCCATCCCGGCCGAGATGATCCACTACGGGGTGTCGAAGACCGCCCTGCTCGGTGTCTCCCGTGGGTTCGCCAAGGCCGCCGCCGGCACCGGCGTCACCGTCAACTCCGTCATCGCCGGCCCCACCCACACCGGTGGTGTGGAGGACTTCGTGTACGAACTCGTCGACAAGAGCCTTCCCTGGGACGAGGCGCAACACGAGTTCATGCGCCTGCACCGCCCGCAGTCCCTGCTCCAACGCCTGATCGAGCCCGAGGAGATCGCCAACATGGTCACCTACCTGGCTTCCCCGCTAGCCTCAGCCACCACCGGCGCCGCCCTCCGCGTCGACGGCGGCTACGTAGACGCGATCATCCCCTAA
- a CDS encoding LysR substrate-binding domain-containing protein — translation MELRHLATFTAVAEEGSFTRAADRLRVVQSAVSAAVRNLERDLGVALFDRTTHRVELTDAGRLLLPEARRTLAAAAGAREVVDQLRGGLRGTVRLGMMQAQRASTVSVARLLAEFRAEHPGVDIELRVGASAAHAADLRSGRLDLAYLALPAGSAAGLALVPMDAQSMPLACPADHRLAGRTDVELAELADETFVDTPPEWGNRIATDRAFAAAEVRRTVRYEVGDLGSVVDFVRYRLAVAIVPRTAIGAGSDLRLIRIRHHAPVFRTSIAAPAERRLGAAARALLATALRQAAPTDPSPDEPSRADPVP, via the coding sequence ATGGAACTCCGGCACCTCGCCACCTTCACCGCCGTCGCCGAGGAGGGCAGCTTCACCCGGGCCGCCGACCGGCTGCGGGTGGTCCAGTCCGCCGTCTCCGCCGCCGTCCGCAACCTGGAGCGGGACCTCGGCGTGGCGCTGTTCGATCGGACCACCCACCGGGTCGAGTTGACCGACGCCGGCCGGCTGCTGCTGCCGGAGGCCCGGCGTACGCTCGCCGCCGCGGCCGGTGCCCGTGAGGTGGTCGACCAGCTCCGGGGCGGACTGCGCGGGACCGTACGGCTGGGCATGATGCAGGCCCAGCGCGCCTCCACGGTCAGCGTGGCCCGACTGCTCGCCGAGTTCCGGGCCGAGCACCCCGGCGTCGACATCGAACTGCGGGTAGGCGCGAGTGCCGCCCACGCGGCCGACCTGCGCAGCGGGCGCCTCGACCTGGCGTACCTCGCGCTGCCGGCCGGGTCGGCCGCCGGCCTGGCCCTGGTCCCGATGGATGCCCAGAGCATGCCGCTGGCCTGCCCCGCCGATCATCGACTGGCCGGACGGACCGATGTCGAGCTGGCCGAACTGGCCGACGAGACGTTTGTCGACACCCCGCCGGAGTGGGGCAACCGGATCGCCACCGACCGGGCGTTCGCCGCCGCCGAGGTACGCCGGACCGTCCGGTACGAGGTCGGCGACCTGGGCAGCGTGGTCGACTTCGTGCGGTACCGGCTGGCCGTGGCGATCGTGCCGCGGACCGCTATCGGCGCCGGCTCGGATCTGCGCCTGATCCGGATCCGGCACCACGCACCGGTCTTCCGGACCTCGATCGCGGCCCCGGCCGAGCGCCGGCTCGGCGCCGCCGCCCGCGCCCTGCTCGCCACCGCCCTACGCCAGGCCGCCCCCACCGACCCGTCCCCTGACGAGCCGAGCCGAGCCGACCCCGTCCCCTGA
- a CDS encoding MFS transporter, translating into MSTHSTSLRPQPSVRQHGRGFWAVALAFVAVMALGTVPSPLYPLYQQHDGFSTFTITLIYAAYAAGVMVTLFTAGHISDWHGRRRILAPAVALSALSAVVFLLWPALPGLFVARVLSGLSVGVVTATATVWLAELHRAHRPDASARRAQLVAATANLGGLGLGPLIAGLLAQYAPQPLRLPYAVLLVALALALVGVLLSPDVRELPNPRPRYRVQRVAVPAASRNRFYAALSGAFLAFGGLGVLTGLSGTFLAGTLHHPSRALAGAAVFLVFAAGVVIQLTTAAWSIRRSLAFGMGALLAGIGLVVLAAWLPTPSLAVFLVGGVLTGAGAGSMFKGTLGTTVAISHDESRAESLAGLFLAGYLGLSVPVIGIGIALQHVSARVALLGFAVLVGVGVLAVARRLLAGPRPTTTAARPLVAAQR; encoded by the coding sequence ATGTCCACGCACAGCACCAGCCTCCGGCCACAGCCATCCGTACGCCAGCACGGTCGAGGCTTCTGGGCGGTCGCGCTCGCCTTCGTCGCGGTGATGGCGCTCGGTACGGTGCCGTCCCCGCTCTACCCGCTCTACCAGCAGCACGACGGGTTCAGCACCTTCACCATCACGCTGATCTACGCCGCGTACGCCGCCGGTGTGATGGTCACCCTGTTCACCGCCGGGCACATCTCCGACTGGCACGGCCGGCGCCGGATCCTCGCCCCGGCGGTCGCCCTCAGCGCGCTCAGCGCCGTGGTCTTCCTGCTCTGGCCGGCCCTGCCCGGCCTGTTCGTCGCCCGGGTGCTCAGCGGCCTCTCGGTCGGTGTGGTGACCGCCACCGCCACCGTCTGGTTGGCGGAACTGCACCGGGCACACCGGCCGGACGCCTCAGCCCGGCGGGCCCAACTCGTCGCCGCCACCGCCAACCTCGGTGGACTCGGCCTCGGCCCGCTGATCGCCGGCCTGCTCGCCCAGTACGCCCCCCAACCGCTGCGGCTGCCGTACGCGGTGCTGCTCGTCGCGCTGGCGTTGGCGCTGGTCGGCGTACTGCTCTCGCCGGATGTCCGGGAACTGCCCAACCCCCGCCCGCGCTACCGGGTGCAGCGGGTCGCCGTACCGGCCGCGTCCCGGAACCGGTTCTACGCCGCGCTGAGCGGGGCGTTTCTCGCCTTCGGCGGGCTCGGGGTGCTCACCGGGCTCTCCGGCACGTTCCTCGCCGGGACCCTGCACCACCCCTCCCGCGCACTCGCCGGGGCGGCGGTCTTCCTGGTCTTCGCCGCCGGGGTGGTGATCCAGTTGACCACCGCCGCCTGGTCGATCCGGCGCAGCCTGGCGTTCGGGATGGGCGCGCTGCTGGCCGGGATCGGGCTGGTCGTCCTCGCCGCCTGGTTGCCGACCCCGAGCCTGGCGGTCTTCCTGGTCGGCGGGGTGCTGACCGGGGCGGGCGCCGGTTCGATGTTCAAGGGCACCCTCGGCACCACCGTGGCCATCTCTCACGACGAGAGCAGGGCGGAGTCGCTGGCCGGACTCTTCCTCGCCGGTTACCTCGGGCTTTCCGTACCGGTGATCGGGATCGGCATCGCGTTGCAGCACGTCAGCGCGCGGGTGGCGCTGCTCGGCTTCGCCGTACTCGTCGGGGTCGGGGTGCTGGCCGTGGCGCGGCGGCTGCTGGCCGGTCCGCGCCCGACCACGACGGCGGCCCGGCCGCTGGTCGCCGCCCAGCGCTGA
- a CDS encoding JmjC domain-containing protein, which yields MLEYAVADQFDWDEFVELHWDRRPVHYRGVGVAPFDQTSTFRAAVGAAPVDVRLTLDQVRQSAPQPWLPVASDGSWDGYQRRMAVILPDRRHALMINRFHRFDRAMWNRERDFYSELWKRVGLPLDSAITTLFHGDYEHSPVGVHKDRFATFMFPLRGRKRMRFWADRPWSEPVSTQADYASYLEMSFAVDVEPGDVLYWPSRYYHVGETTGAATSINVGVAREEHLTAYEIDDIVAVSSADAVTSTAMPPQPRATVDPRRIAEVSLRRLTAAGFEPAPEPRSANMSLDGVVLQGNSRFPVRWTAVPDGCVCGVDGHTIYTPLPAETVAPVIAQLATGTRTNPAALVARARPDERTEIESLLNELVSRGVAIAAADG from the coding sequence ATGCTTGAGTACGCGGTAGCCGATCAATTCGACTGGGACGAGTTCGTGGAACTCCACTGGGATCGACGTCCAGTCCACTATCGCGGTGTCGGGGTTGCGCCGTTCGACCAGACATCGACCTTCCGGGCGGCGGTGGGTGCTGCCCCTGTCGACGTACGGCTCACCCTCGACCAGGTTCGGCAGTCGGCCCCGCAGCCGTGGCTTCCGGTTGCCTCGGACGGCTCATGGGACGGGTATCAGCGACGTATGGCTGTCATTCTGCCTGATCGTCGACATGCCCTGATGATCAATCGGTTCCACCGGTTCGACCGGGCGATGTGGAACCGTGAGCGCGACTTCTACTCCGAGCTGTGGAAGCGGGTGGGTCTGCCGTTGGACAGCGCCATCACCACCCTGTTCCATGGCGATTATGAGCATAGCCCGGTAGGTGTGCACAAGGACCGCTTCGCCACCTTCATGTTTCCGTTGCGTGGACGCAAGCGGATGCGGTTCTGGGCCGACCGTCCCTGGTCCGAGCCGGTCAGCACGCAGGCCGATTATGCGTCGTATCTGGAGATGTCGTTCGCCGTCGATGTAGAGCCGGGAGATGTGCTCTACTGGCCGTCCCGCTATTACCACGTCGGCGAGACCACCGGAGCGGCGACCAGCATCAATGTAGGTGTCGCGCGGGAGGAGCACCTCACCGCGTACGAAATCGACGACATCGTCGCTGTGTCCTCGGCGGATGCGGTGACCTCGACCGCCATGCCGCCGCAGCCGAGGGCGACGGTCGACCCACGGCGGATAGCAGAGGTCTCCCTGCGGAGACTGACGGCGGCAGGTTTCGAACCAGCGCCCGAACCACGGTCGGCGAATATGTCTCTCGACGGTGTTGTCCTGCAAGGAAACTCACGGTTTCCGGTGCGATGGACTGCTGTCCCCGACGGGTGCGTATGCGGCGTCGACGGTCACACCATTTACACGCCGTTGCCCGCGGAGACGGTAGCGCCCGTGATTGCCCAGCTGGCGACTGGCACCAGAACCAACCCGGCGGCACTGGTCGCCCGCGCCCGGCCCGACGAGCGCACGGAGATCGAGTCGTTGCTCAACGAACTCGTGTCCCGTGGCGTTGCGATCGCGGCAGCCGACGGCTGA
- a CDS encoding DUF6624 domain-containing protein, giving the protein MTIAALFPPVVRLAAENVFVVDRPLRADEVAGILAEPRFAPVVELLERLNQWAPTMHSDRVAPGVFDPANADLFGPLVSELLIRCAREDAAQARVEADMFLSFMEEFLARLDADAWPDHPAFALPITGITAMPGETHNGRRRVLRLQCHGGAAVAYKARPANGELLFLAERDSVFGVLGLPTLRCWTGERPDRLAYLWQEWVDPPSEWGTLRSSPELRLAGAVLSPTQARRYFRSAGGVSAACFGFGIGDLFEGNVLIGADHRMYPVDLEVFLTPVGRLSDTGLIAVPSGNHHVGLENQARWCAAEGPSHAFVDGRRIDRLNAPWARTQTRTVVADVDGNIGYGPYLPVFLRGMFDTWVRMCRSRERLAELIQDRADELHVRVLLADTATYGKALAGEVPLDGFSPAERAQLTRADVPYFFRCLAGGPLMMVGQDGEFVEVADGEEHVVGFDPDRLTLSGLGMALRDAVEYAGVSEDDVIDDREFGVHVGPTEVEFDWAQTGKRVRWFWDEATVHLRIDPLEHGFDDPVRRTLMRIDSWDARLRTRWARDGFVDDDAARQLAAHTAQAMVWLEEVIGQQGWPGHAMVGPDAAEAACRLVQHAEGQQTFREHCLDLVRSAAAAGDLPARQVAYLTDALRVQAGQPQVYGTKFRIVDGELGPHPLESPVRVDVRRAAVGLEPLTDYAQRLREEFGL; this is encoded by the coding sequence ATGACCATTGCCGCACTGTTCCCTCCGGTAGTGCGTTTAGCCGCCGAGAACGTGTTTGTCGTCGATCGACCCCTCCGCGCCGACGAGGTCGCCGGCATCCTCGCGGAGCCACGCTTCGCGCCAGTGGTGGAGCTGCTCGAACGGCTCAACCAATGGGCTCCGACGATGCACAGCGACAGGGTGGCACCGGGCGTGTTCGACCCCGCGAACGCCGACCTGTTCGGCCCGTTGGTGAGTGAGCTGCTCATCCGGTGTGCCCGCGAGGACGCAGCACAGGCCCGGGTCGAGGCCGACATGTTCCTGTCTTTCATGGAAGAGTTTCTTGCGCGGCTCGACGCGGATGCCTGGCCCGATCATCCAGCGTTCGCGTTGCCCATAACGGGGATCACCGCGATGCCGGGAGAGACCCACAACGGACGCAGACGGGTGCTCCGGCTGCAATGCCACGGGGGTGCGGCCGTGGCCTACAAGGCTCGTCCGGCAAACGGTGAGCTGCTGTTCCTAGCCGAACGGGATTCAGTCTTCGGCGTTCTCGGCCTGCCGACGCTGCGGTGCTGGACCGGCGAGCGCCCAGATCGTCTGGCCTATCTGTGGCAGGAATGGGTGGACCCGCCGTCCGAATGGGGCACGCTGCGCAGCTCGCCGGAGCTTCGACTGGCCGGCGCCGTGCTGAGCCCCACCCAAGCTCGCCGCTACTTCCGATCTGCCGGGGGAGTTTCGGCAGCCTGCTTCGGATTCGGAATCGGAGACCTGTTCGAAGGGAACGTGCTGATCGGGGCGGATCACCGCATGTATCCGGTTGACTTGGAGGTATTCCTCACCCCGGTCGGCCGGCTGTCGGACACCGGCCTGATCGCCGTCCCATCCGGCAACCATCATGTGGGACTGGAAAACCAGGCGCGGTGGTGCGCCGCCGAGGGCCCGTCGCACGCGTTTGTGGATGGCCGGCGGATCGACCGGCTCAACGCCCCCTGGGCACGGACGCAGACCCGAACAGTCGTCGCGGACGTGGACGGAAATATTGGGTATGGACCGTACCTGCCGGTGTTCCTGCGGGGGATGTTCGATACCTGGGTGCGGATGTGCCGCAGCCGGGAGCGTCTTGCGGAGCTGATTCAGGACCGGGCGGATGAACTTCACGTTCGCGTGTTGCTGGCGGATACCGCCACCTACGGCAAGGCGCTGGCCGGTGAGGTCCCACTCGACGGGTTCAGCCCGGCTGAACGGGCACAGCTGACACGCGCGGACGTTCCCTACTTCTTCCGTTGTCTTGCCGGTGGACCGCTGATGATGGTGGGGCAGGACGGCGAGTTTGTCGAGGTGGCCGACGGCGAGGAGCACGTCGTCGGGTTCGATCCCGACCGCCTTACGCTCTCCGGCCTCGGCATGGCCCTCCGGGACGCCGTCGAGTACGCGGGCGTTTCCGAGGACGATGTCATCGACGATCGCGAGTTCGGCGTCCATGTCGGCCCGACGGAGGTGGAGTTCGACTGGGCGCAGACCGGCAAACGGGTTCGCTGGTTCTGGGATGAAGCCACTGTTCACCTCCGGATCGACCCGTTGGAACACGGATTCGACGACCCGGTGCGGCGCACCCTGATGCGGATCGACTCATGGGATGCGCGGTTGCGTACACGCTGGGCGCGTGATGGATTCGTCGATGACGACGCGGCACGACAACTTGCCGCGCACACGGCGCAGGCGATGGTGTGGCTTGAGGAAGTGATCGGGCAGCAGGGCTGGCCGGGACATGCGATGGTAGGGCCCGATGCGGCCGAGGCCGCCTGCCGCCTCGTTCAGCATGCTGAGGGCCAGCAGACCTTTCGTGAACACTGCTTGGACCTCGTGCGCTCGGCCGCGGCGGCCGGTGATCTGCCGGCCCGTCAGGTCGCCTACCTCACCGACGCGCTCCGCGTACAGGCCGGGCAGCCGCAGGTTTATGGCACCAAGTTCCGGATCGTCGACGGCGAGCTGGGACCCCATCCTCTTGAGTCTCCCGTCCGGGTAGATGTCCGACGCGCGGCTGTCGGGCTGGAACCGTTGACCGACTACGCACAGCGCTTGCGAGAGGAGTTTGGCCTGTGA
- a CDS encoding VOC family protein — MDGDARLSAEDFLRTRGTEEIAHPGGTLYDHLCRVADRLAAWGAPPDVQLAGLCHASYGTDGFDTALLEPSERATLVEVIGPAAEALVYWYGSCVRRAVYPRLGEPGPVPFTDRFTGTVEQPTEAELRAFVEITVANELDVLGHNPALAAEHGAALGRLFGRVRPRMSSAAWQSCQHLFDDNGDWAGEPPVGAVQIDVLDHLVLTVADLDRTVDFYRRALGMRPVSFDAGRRALAFGTSKINLHQLGAERTPRAARATPGSADLCFVAGTPLAEVLAHLAREGVPVELGPVSRTGAMGPMNSIYLRDPDGNLIEISNYP, encoded by the coding sequence GTGGACGGGGACGCGCGACTCTCGGCGGAAGACTTCCTGCGGACGCGGGGAACGGAGGAGATCGCCCATCCGGGCGGGACGCTCTACGACCACCTGTGCCGGGTGGCGGACCGGCTCGCCGCCTGGGGTGCGCCGCCCGACGTCCAGCTGGCCGGGCTCTGCCACGCCAGCTACGGCACGGACGGATTCGACACCGCCCTGCTGGAGCCGTCCGAACGGGCCACCCTGGTCGAGGTGATCGGTCCGGCCGCCGAGGCGCTGGTCTATTGGTACGGGAGCTGCGTGCGCCGCGCCGTCTACCCCCGGCTCGGTGAACCCGGTCCGGTGCCGTTCACCGATCGGTTCACCGGCACGGTGGAGCAGCCGACCGAGGCGGAACTGCGCGCCTTCGTGGAGATCACCGTCGCGAACGAACTCGACGTACTGGGCCACAATCCCGCCCTGGCCGCCGAGCACGGTGCCGCGCTGGGGCGGCTGTTCGGCCGGGTCCGGCCCCGGATGTCGTCCGCCGCCTGGCAGTCCTGCCAGCACCTGTTCGACGACAACGGCGACTGGGCCGGGGAGCCGCCGGTCGGGGCGGTGCAGATCGACGTACTCGATCATCTGGTGCTGACGGTGGCCGACCTCGACCGTACGGTCGACTTCTACCGGCGGGCCCTGGGCATGCGGCCGGTGAGTTTCGACGCGGGCCGGCGTGCGTTGGCCTTCGGCACCAGCAAGATCAACCTGCATCAGCTCGGTGCGGAGCGGACCCCGCGAGCGGCCCGCGCCACACCCGGCAGCGCCGACCTCTGCTTCGTCGCCGGCACCCCACTGGCGGAGGTGCTCGCCCACCTGGCCCGTGAAGGGGTGCCGGTGGAGCTGGGGCCGGTGTCGCGTACCGGGGCGATGGGGCCGATGAACAGCATCTACCTGCGTGACCCGGACGGCAATCTGATCGAGATCAGCAACTACCCGTAG